The DNA window AAGAAAAGACTATAGACCCACTAGAAACAGCGAAAGAACACACTGCCCCTCATCTACATGGGAAGTATGTGATTTTAACATCGGTAGTGCTATTTTGCAATAGGTAGATGCTGAAGATCTGAGACAATACCTGCAATAATTATATTACATAAATGTAATATTAAATATCCCCCACCCTCCATTCCTTCCCCGCCTTCCCTGCCATGCGCATGCCCTTTCTCTTCTCCCATAGcctctttaactttcctggcACAAGCATCATCACCAACTTGCTACCCATATCgcctctctctctgacatcacttcctaggtgcgggacccagaagtgatgtcagagggagagtcaaCGCTGGGacgagaaagaaaataaaaaagaatgccACCCCTTGCCTGATATTCAGCTTTTGAGCTGTTCTAAATTCACCTGTTAATTGCCAGAGCCCACATAAGTCCCAGCTCCTTCCCAGGACTGTCCCTGACCAACCCACTTTTTTTGATCCAGCCAGAGCCAATATTCAGAGGCACTTACCCGGCTTCTGCTGCTTTATAACGGTGTTTAGATGCTGATTGATGATTTAAATCCCTCTATCAGACCCAGAGTACTAAGATTTATCTTTTCTGAAATTCTTTGGTAAGTCCAGTCAGAATAAGTGTCCTGCATTTGTCCATAGCACTTTCTTGAATAAACTTGTCCACTCACTTATCAGTAATAAAACTGTCTTCTATAATCATCTTGTTCAGCACAGGGAAGTCTCACTTGTTGTTTTCTGTGTTTTGCAGAGATGGTCAGATCTTTCAAATTACTCCCTTGAAGGAGATCCATGCAGATCAAGTAAACCAGGGCTGGGGATTTGGAGGGAATGAGCGCAGTCTGCGTTACATCCAGCGCTGCATCCGCCACTTCCCTAGCTTCAGTGCTGTGAATTCAAATGGGAAGCCTGTCTGCTGGACTGTCACAACACAGTCTGCAGAGTATAGGATGGGATATACTCTACCTGAGTTCCGCAATATTGGGATTTTCAGCCGCTTGCTTTCAGTGGTCACCAAGCCTCCTTTCCTTATCCTTCCAGAAGCAATAGTCTTCTCTCATGTGGCAGAGGGCAACGAGGCTTCAAAACGTGCTTCAATTGTAGGCGGCTATCAAATTGCTCCTTGCCACTGGTGGTATCAGTGGACCTGCCATCCAATCAGAAGTCCACTCTAATCTTGCATTACTACTActcctacttatcacttatatagtgctgaaaggcatatacaacactgtacattttgacatttatagacagtccctgctcggaagagcttacaatctaacttgaaatCTAATCAGTAGCCTTATATTCCACTATTTTCAATTTAGATTCAGAGCGGATTACAACAAGAACCATCCTACATTAAGGGGAGCACATAAACTTAAAAATTATTgcacaaaaagataaaatatgGAGAATAACATGTAATAAAAAATAGGTCTTTAAAActttatgaaaaataatataCAAATCCAGGCTTATTTCTaaaggaagactgttccacgtcTGAATTGCCTGATAAGAAAACAATCATACCAATTTCAATTACGCTAAAAAAAACAGTTGGAATCTCTTCCACATTGCCGTTTAAATCTACAGTTGCTCTGTGTAGtaataaaacataaaagagaTGTTAATTGTTTTGGAGCGTTACTATATAAAGTCTTATGTACTAGGCATCCCATGTCTTCAATGCTTCCATATTTCTCCTTTCATTCATTGTCTCTGCTAGCATAGTTTCCATTTTCAGTCTCCATTATTTAGCTTTTAGGATGGCAATATAATTAGGATATTATTGTCTGCAAACTCAGCACTAAATCTTCACTCAAACCCCCTAAAATAAATAGCAATTACTATCCAAATGATTCTACATAACTGGAAATCTGCAGACCTATTGAACatcacattctggtggaacacAGTCCTCCTGATACATTTATATGAAGCCAAAGCAGCGAAATTCTCCAATAGACAAAATATAGTTAATAAAATCTGGGCTCCCATAGAGAATTTCTCTTAAATGCCAATGACATTTCCACTATGATTTCTGGAAACTTATATTATATGCTTTGATTTATTACGATTAGAAGATTCTCTACTATTCACATTAATTTGGGAATATCCCTCTTAAACACTACATTATCCTCACTtagtggagatggcgcggtatacaaacctaaggtttagtttagtttagtttagtttagtggttGAACTTTGTACATTCTTTTCCTCCCTCTCCAGATTTCCTCTTGACTCCTTTGGAGTTGCCTTGTATGACTACACATTTCATATTATATGTATGTTTTTTGAAAACATTATTTGTTCAATTATGTTCTCATATATTGGCATCTGCCATATTGTTTTATCTTTTATGTTCTATTTGACTAAAAAATTTCAATACAAatatttgaaatttaaaaaacacaaaaaaacaacaattatTGTTATACATTTTGAAAATCAAATCAGGTAGAAGAGAATCGGTGTACTATGCTATGTGGCTACCTCTCAATTATCTCACTTACAATTTATCAAATAGTAGAAGgatcatttattcatttattttaaactttttatataccatttacaaaaaaataaacagtttacatcaggggtgcccacactttttgggcttgcgagctacttttaaaaagaccaagtcaaaatgatctaccaacaataaaatttaaaaaaaaacccaaaaaacacaaagcacactgaaaggcagagaaaatgttaattatcattcatattccggggggggggggtttccaaagaggtcaaggcaaagaGGTGActctatgtaatgtcacctcagtaacaaccatacaaaaataaacaaatataccccctccctttttacgaaaccgctgaatgccctgtgctgctcttgaCTCTCATAGACTCCctacactaaaaaacgctattacggtttagtaaaagggagccatagtgcaaaatatagacagcagatataaattctcaaaacagacacattttgatcactaaattgaaattaaatcatttttcctacctttgttgtctggtgatttcatgagtctctggttgcactttcttcttctgactatgcttccaatatttcttcccttctttcagcctcctgtatgcttcctctcctccagacctcattctctcccccaactttttctttctttcttcctgcccccttctttctttctgtctctccatgctctctttctttctgtctccctgccttccccctttctttctttctttctccctgccctccctcaagccactgGGTTTGCCGCCACCGCCACTATCagagaacaggcctccaagccactaggtttgccgccaccgccatcggggaacaggcccccaagccattgccaccccaagctctccctgcagaagcgtcgtactgaccagcattccgctccccaacatcaattctgacgtcggagaggaagttccgggccagccaggcaacaattggctggcccagaacttcctctccgacgtcagaattgacgttggagagaggaatgctggttggtctGACGCTTCTGCGGGGaaagcttggggcggcagtgggAATCCTAGAAAGACACAGCAAATACTGATTATAAACAAGAGGTTATCAAGAACATATATGGTGAGGAAAGAGAATTTGGTATTGTGTCAGggggaggaaggctgatcggtccAATAAATtggaacggcaacacgagtctatcatggagcccgggatgggttcCGCGATCAACTCATATTGTTTTcccgatcgacgtattgggcacccctggtttacatcaattaaaacatacataagataaaaatTAACCATATCATAAGatctacataattaaacaattttttCTCAAATTGTCAGCTAATAAATTGCAAGAATACAATAGCAAACATGGTTAAACAGATTCTTTTCTTCACATGCCAACTAATAAtatcacaaaaatgcagtaacaaactGCTGAGTTTCtaactgtttcttaaattgaaacCGGTTTACACACCATTGCAATTTTAacaccagcaatacagaaagTCATTGCTTTAGTGTCTAAATAATTTGCCTGCGCTACTGGAATTAATAGGTTTGGATTTTCAAATTGTAAAGATCTATTAGACTTATAGAGTGCCACAACTTGTCAAAAGTTCTATGGTGTTTGATGGTAAATAGTCTGATGGCACTGAATTGGAAGCCAAGAAAAGGCCTCAACAACAAGAGAAGAACACACAACCAAAGAGTCATaaggataagatgtcaagtattcagccaagggtgtatagtcaaaaaaaatcactttatttgTAGATATCACGAAGGCTCAGACTCCAAAGTAATAAttacaatatattttttaaaaacaaagtaCCGTAACTTGTTATAAAATGAAAAGTAAAAATCAATAAGAAGCAATAAAACACACTATGGagaacaattaaaaacaaataaaaccaattaaaagccATTCGATAAAGCTAAAAATCAAATAGATGATCCGATAAGAAATTAAACTAAACAATAATATATCAAGCAATTCTGTTAAAATATATCATATAGAAAGATGTAACTACATAAATAGGACCAAAGGACATATTAGTATCCAGCTAAAAATTAATTACCGTAAATGTTCTGAAAACTAGTACATTACAATTGGAAACATGTATAGAAACGTAAGAAATTGTGGTAAGTATGAGAAGTAATAAATGCAACATGACTTaaagcaattaaaaacaattaaaagtcATGGACATAAACATGTGAACAAGTattaaataaaacttaaaatccaaataaattatctGACAAAATGTTAAACAAAGCAGTAATAACTTGAACAGTTAGATTAAAAATGTGTCTTGTAAAAAGATATTGTAACATGAATGAGACCAATCTAGCTGGACGTTTAATCCATTCAACCTTAGATTAGATTAACACATTACAAAGTCATAGTGTGTTCAAGAGGCATAATTCAAAAAAGGAAACTTGTGTACTTAGGTGAACAACTTAATACAAACAAAGGAAACAAAATGCATGAGCAAATGCAATCAAATAAgtaaataaaggtaaaaagaaaggCTATCTgtacattaataatcagaagaaATATGGaataaaattatatcaatcaATTAGATGTATCAACATAGTTAATTAAAGCCAGAAAAAGTAGCAACATCCAGCTAGAGATTGATTAATTATTCACGAGATTTGTAAAATAACGAATTGGATTTGAGAGGCAGTTTGGAAAGCCTACGAAAACGGGAATTATcagatttttgttgttgtttttttactttataacatttttattgaaggaatcaaatacatATACAATAATGTTACaaaaagatattcattacaattaaattcataataaaacatttgcatacgtattttatcattcctccaaaatatattttaatatatctaaactaTTTTTCCCTATATCCCCCCTTattactttatatataaaatcatcattcctatttccCTCCCTATCCTAGAATGAAAGATGACATAAAATaccaaatacatttaaaaaaaaacaaacaacaaaaacatttacttaaatttaatataaagtattaagaatcatacttcttgcttttgaggataatttttgtatataaggatcccaggtttttaaaaataaacgtgttcttttaggaaattgacCTCAAAAACCTCAAACAAAATTAAACGatggaattgattcctccaataccaATAATTTGGAGGATCTTTTTGTAACCAATATTGTAATATGCATTTATGACCGATCATACATGCTTTTTGAAAAAGAATACATCTTTCCtgtccaaaaaccccacaagctctCCTTTTGGAGATTCAACCAAGTATCCTGATGATGCAATTGCACAGCAAGGGGAAATTGATTTTCTAAACATGAGACAACTGCAGAAAATCACTTCTTAATCATAATAACAACGTTTGAGGAAAAGAAACTGTAAAAAAGTACTTCTTAAGCAGAGATGGACCAAGATTCAGCGCGACTAGGAAGAGCAAAGGCCACGGAGAAGGCTCTGAAAAAGCAAGCGCAAAGTATTAGCGTAGGGAGCACTTGCGCTCATTTACTGCTCTTTCTCGCTCTCCCCCCACACACCGCGGGGCTCGAACAGTGCGCGAGACGCGCCTCTTCCTCCATCCACGAAATGGGAAGTTGCGTCacgaggggggaggaaggaaaccGTTAGCGGCGCGCGCGCGCTGTTCGAGCCCCGCGGCACGTGAGGGCACGAAGGAGGCGGGAAGCCGGCGGCGGCGCGTGCGCACCGTTCGAGCCCCGCGGCACgtgagggcaggaaggaggcggGAAACTGTCAGCGGCGCGCGCGCACCGTTCAAGCATGTGGTAAATCTGGTTACAGGCTTAGGCAGCTGCGGGTGAGAGCGAGCAGTAAATAAGTGGAAGCCGGCAGGCCTGGGGATGAAAGGGCAGTCTGGAAGAACAAGAAagatgttggagcaggggatgagagggagggagagaaggggaaaggttGGGCAGGGGGAGAGTGAaagaaaaaggacagggagatgctgggctacaagaaaggagggagggaaagaccaAGGAGACAAATGAGAGGAAGATAGCAGTACCGAAGTAGAAATGTGGTAGTGAGGAGTAGATGAAAGACAGAAGGAAGTCAAAAGAAGGAAAGGGTGGAATTTGAGTGGATGAAAAAAACAAATGAGACAGGTAGagtgagggaatgaaacaaggCAGGAGAGAATAGGGggacccagacatgttctctcttaagaggactatctgggtgcatggacggactttccaaaacccagtggTTGGTCTggcttttggaaagccccaagctcctgaccacatctggagggcctctgagcatccaTGCAAGCTCAGCGACCATCCAGATGTGGCCCAGAGGTCAGAAAAcgggctagaggcagaatggggcaggggccaTCCACGTCCAGGTTTCTCCAGAcaaaaatctggtagccctaggaGAAAAAGACTTATGGACAGCAACTACTGGACAGGGACTTATCAGAAGACAGGAATGAAGAAGAGACAAAATGGGACCAGGatgttggaaaaataaaatatccagacaacaaaggtagaagaaagtggtttttttaaaatttattacctGAAATATGTTAGATTTGTGCATCACAGAACTTTATATTATAGCCAGTGACATATCAGACAGCTGATGGAGGAGTGAGGGATGAGGGTAAGCAGTagccctgagcccaaagtggggtGGGAACTACATTTTCTTCCTGTCCTCTCTCATGGCCCCTGCCCAAATGCAAATAAATACctaagctggtggggatcccaaagccctgccacctgaagacCTCTTCCTCCAGTTCAACGGCCAGAGctcttcaagctctgcagctgaTGGCAGCTCagggactattcttatgttcttatattcactaTAGAGcatggagatttctggctgctaGACTGGAGGTGGTCTTTAACTGGCACAACATGGGGATGGCTCTGCACCCAGGACCCCTGTCTGTTCAGTACTAAAAGATGTGCAtatttggttttatttctccattgTTGTGATACTGGCAGGAGTATAATTTCTTGCAGTTCCAAGTTCTGTTTCTATTTGTGATCTCTTGTTCTCGGTTTTGTAAAGGTCTGGTTGGGTTGTGttttgaagaagtcatttaaagttgtattATTGGTGGTAATAGCagcaggtggggaggggggaggagttgcagggaggagaaggaatcaaggacccctccttaatttctgtcctgggccccagcatgtctgaAACTGACCCTGGTAAAACCACACACTTACTTGTAAGAAAAAAACAGTATGGTAACTAGTGTCCAAAGCTGGCCTGCAGATCACTGGTAGAGAAAGTGCATTGAAAACGAGGCGTTTAAAAAAGTCAATGAGATGACATCATTCTATAAAAAATGAACTTTATGTAGAGAACACTGAGTGCAAGGACAGTAAGACGGATTAAGGGTGGTGAAGCTGGAAATAAAGAATCTCGAGGAGGCCACGAGGTGCATGCTACATCAAGCAGTGAAATCTGAAATATGGAAAGATGTGATATATTAGAATCAACTAAATAGGATAAACCTGAGAGTATGGAATGAACAAATGAAAACTAAAATTTTGGCTCATTTAAATAGACGCTACATTGATTATGATGTTAAAGGAACAGAAAATGAGGGAAAGGAATGAGATTCAGTCAAAATAGGTACTGGAAGGACACTGTGATTAATGAGAGGCAATAACTGCTAAGTGTAAATAGAAAAACTGAATAAAGGAAAAAATTTAGTAATATTTATTATGATAAGAAAATAATCAAAAAAAGACAGTGTAATCTATATCTGAATTGAGGCCATTAGGGTGTTCACTTTGAAATTCAAAAATAGTTTTTTGCTCTTCTTGTAATAAAATAAGGTCTGCATCTCCTCCTCTTGGTCTAGGATGTATAATCCTATATATGAAAAACTTAACATTAGAGGAGGCATGATTGCTGTTGTTCCAGTGTTCAACTAAGGGGGCAGATAGAATATTTCTATTAATACAGCTGTGGTTTTCTATGATTCTGGTGTGGATCATGCGTTTTGTTTTTCCAACGTAAAGGAGATTGCAAGGACAGATTACATATATAACATTTATTGAATTGGAATGGTATTGTAAACGGTATTCCTTCTTTATATGTGATGCACAAATCTAGTAGTTTCTATACTGTGTTTACACACACTGCAGTGTCTTTAAGCCTTTATGGCATATCTACAAATAAAGTGATTTTTTAAACTCTACACCCTTGACTGAatacttgacatcttatcctcatgaCTCCTTTGTTTTGTGAAATAGTCTGATGGACCACAGAAACTTTATGTTGCACCTGAAatacaactggtaaccaatgcttCAGAATTGGCATAATATGTGCCATCCTGTCAACTCCCATTACTAACCTAGCTACAGCATTTTGTACCAATTGTAATGCTCTCCCTCTTGTTTTCAAAATTCCAAGACAGGgagcgttacaatagtctaacctAGACAGAACCATCCCTTGCACAACTGTCCAAAAATCAAAAGGCAAAATCAATGATTTCAAATGATAGAGCATATGAAGTTGGTTAAAACATGCCTTAACTATTTGCAGCTTCATGGTTAGCAGTGGCGTAGAAGGGGGGGGGCACTGGGGGGGCACTGACAccactcctcctctctgcccttcctcatcccattcttcccctccacatatctctagttgaagttgttgttcgtgTCACTTCCAGGAGCTGCGCAtaggaattgacatcagaggaagagccgatggggTCATGAGGAGCATGTTGCTGActgccgcaagcaacaacttcaactagaggtaagggAGGAGGGTGCACACGGCaagcaggaggggggagggtcgcACATGGCAGGCGGGATCGGGGAAGAAGCTTGGTGCGGAGCTGAGGGCAAaggaggggtgcctctcaccttCGTTATGCCACTGATGGTAAGAACAGTAATTTCTTTCCTCACCCCCAAAACACTTAAGGAATCAGGCCACAGCTCTTCCCCACTCCTTCCAACAAGCATTACCCTTGGTTTTCTCACATTTATGTATAAAAACCATGCTTTCTTATCCAATCTTCTATCTTTAATATGTAATGACTTATGGACTGTTGCAAATCCAACCCCTACTTATGTACTGAGAAGAAGAATAACATGTCATCGGCAAATTGTCTGTATGAAACCTGCAACTGTTCAAATACTTTTCTCAATGATGCTACATAAATATTAaacagaagcactgataaaggagaTCCTAGAGGGACACCACTCACCACTGAAGCCTCCTTTGATGCCTTACTACCATCGTACACTCTAAATGTACGGTTAAACAAATATGATCTTCTAATCCATTGAAGTATAGTACCTCCTATACCTAAATTTTCTCAGCAAGTTTAAATCAACAGAATCAAATCAGCTTTAGCGTTGAGCATGACTGGTACATAGATGCTTTGTAATGTTTTGCAACACTGTACTATACACGCTGTACCTTGCTTACCAATAAAAAAGATATACAAAATAATATAATTGAATGTGAAGATACCATAGCACTGTATAATGACCACAGAACTGGGACTTCATAGATCAGTCAAAACCCAAACTTACTAATACAGTGAAGTAATTTGAAGGAATTGAAATGTTGGAAGAAATGGGGACAAAAAGAGAAgcaaaggaaagagaagaaaaaaggaacagagaagaggagagactgAGAGGTCAAAATTTTGTTAGAAGAGAAGGGGTAAGAGCCATTCCCAGTGTATCCCAAGATGAACCGGGAAGAGGAAGACCTGCCATTGTGAAGACAGGGGCTTGCCGGGCAGAGGGTGTAGGTATCCCTTTGACTGGCCTTACTGCAAA is part of the Geotrypetes seraphini chromosome 14, aGeoSer1.1, whole genome shotgun sequence genome and encodes:
- the LOC117348576 gene encoding glycine N-phenylacetyltransferase-like — translated: MMLLHCSQKLASLERILMKSFPDSLKVYGTLYHINRGNPFNLEVVVDSWPQFHTVITRPHESEMKDDLDNYTNSYFLFTKEPENLREMLANTDAINWKQVLQIQGFQSSVDKVLKEISTYKMVKINTAKNILLLKEKTIDPLETAKEHTAPHLHGKDGQIFQITPLKEIHADQVNQGWGFGGNERSLRYIQRCIRHFPSFSAVNSNGKPVCWTVTTQSAEYRMGYTLPEFRNIGIFSRLLSVVTKPPFLILPEAIVFSHVAEGNEASKRASIVGGYQIAPCHWWYQWTCHPIRSPL